GTTTCAGGCATTACCTGGCCCGATTGCACCGTAGAAAGCTGTGCTACAGTAAATCCAAAAGGATGTTAGAAATTTCTTTGAAACTGCTCAGCCATAAAATTAACAATGCTTAGGCGCCAATGCCGAAAGTTTTCTTGTTTACAGCTTTTTTGGAA
This DNA window, taken from SAR324 cluster bacterium, encodes the following:
- a CDS encoding IS1 family transposase, which encodes FRHYLARLHRRKLCYSKSKRMLEISLKLLSHKINNA